A window of Candidatus Palauibacter australiensis contains these coding sequences:
- a CDS encoding VOC family protein: MRHGRWRRTGTEAGEQGGHRRTAGSAWRTFGVSACVLAGTAGTVLAQETPAECVAPGSSLRLDHIPVAVGDLEALSQRLSDEFGFHVRDGRRDANGLETAEIGFADGTRLELRTVSASGDPDASGATEVRRYAELIVDGGGGAYLALAGTDGNGLDELLAVARGAEPDLEVVGSGAGRRAAFPPDHPLHGVFFVDLDPDAREPSTASGAPAHPNGARGLQAVWIMAEDPDRLTRFLLAFGARDCGPSRHPEHLYGRAVGIRGGTVYVVDARLWMADPGSAPVVSLTVRGAPESVSDNIVLGNAGGLWIELRPSEEDG; encoded by the coding sequence ATGAGACACGGACGATGGCGACGGACCGGAACGGAAGCGGGCGAGCAGGGCGGACACCGCCGGACGGCGGGCTCCGCGTGGCGCACCTTCGGCGTGAGCGCCTGCGTGCTGGCCGGGACGGCGGGGACCGTGCTGGCGCAGGAAACCCCGGCGGAATGCGTGGCGCCGGGTTCCTCGCTCCGCCTCGACCACATCCCCGTCGCCGTCGGCGACCTCGAGGCCCTGTCGCAACGGCTCAGCGACGAGTTCGGCTTCCACGTCCGGGACGGGCGGCGCGACGCCAACGGACTGGAGACGGCGGAGATCGGGTTCGCCGACGGGACCCGGCTCGAACTCAGGACCGTCAGCGCCTCGGGTGACCCGGACGCTTCGGGCGCCACCGAGGTGCGGCGCTATGCGGAGCTGATCGTCGACGGCGGGGGTGGGGCCTACCTGGCTCTCGCCGGGACCGACGGGAACGGTCTGGACGAACTCCTCGCGGTTGCCCGGGGCGCCGAACCCGATCTCGAGGTCGTCGGTTCCGGGGCGGGACGAAGAGCGGCCTTCCCTCCGGACCACCCTCTGCACGGGGTGTTCTTCGTCGATCTCGATCCGGACGCACGAGAGCCGTCGACCGCGTCGGGCGCGCCCGCGCACCCCAACGGGGCCCGGGGTCTACAGGCCGTCTGGATCATGGCCGAAGACCCGGACCGCCTCACCCGGTTCCTGCTTGCCTTCGGGGCCCGCGACTGCGGCCCGTCCCGTCACCCGGAGCACCTGTACGGCCGCGCCGTCGGCATCCGCGGCGGGACCGTGTACGTGGTCGACGCGCGCCTGTGGATGGCCGACCCCGGCTCGGCGCCGGTCGTGTCGCTGACCGTCCGCGGCGCGCCCGAGTCCGTCTCCGACAACATCGTCCTCGGAAACGCCGGCGGACTCTGGATCGAACTGCGACCCTCCGAGGAGGACGGATGA
- a CDS encoding MBL fold metallo-hydrolase, translating to MTIHALDARTSIVDLHFQGFDLAIGTGVLETGEGVALVDPGPTTCLPALEAGLGEAGLGLADVRAVLLTHIHLDHATAAGTIVRRVPEARVYVHPVGAIHMIRPERLLASAGRIYGDLMETLWGEFLPVPAESVTEVDEGDTVQLGDRTLRVAYTPGHAKHHVVYFEEDGGTAWVGDVGGIRIPPGGVIPVTPVPDIDVEAWNESMERVMAWDPDRIVPTHFGAVEDPAAHFAELRDHLARWARTVRESLGNEDPAEPDTSADPARARAFAAWVEEDLRGRMPAEPVDTYVNAFGARDSWWGLARYWRKRAAAA from the coding sequence ATGACGATCCACGCGCTCGACGCTCGCACTTCCATCGTCGACCTGCACTTCCAGGGCTTCGATCTCGCCATCGGCACCGGCGTCCTCGAGACCGGGGAGGGCGTCGCGCTCGTCGACCCCGGACCCACGACCTGTCTTCCCGCGCTGGAGGCCGGGCTTGGGGAAGCCGGGCTCGGCCTCGCCGACGTGCGCGCCGTCCTGCTCACACACATCCACCTCGATCACGCCACGGCCGCCGGGACGATCGTGCGCCGGGTCCCCGAAGCGCGGGTGTACGTTCACCCCGTGGGGGCGATCCACATGATCCGGCCCGAGCGTCTCCTCGCCTCCGCCGGCCGCATCTACGGCGATCTGATGGAGACGCTGTGGGGAGAGTTCCTCCCGGTGCCCGCGGAGTCCGTCACCGAGGTGGACGAGGGAGACACGGTGCAACTCGGCGACCGGACGCTCCGCGTCGCCTACACGCCGGGCCACGCGAAGCACCACGTCGTCTATTTCGAGGAGGACGGGGGGACGGCGTGGGTGGGCGATGTGGGCGGCATTCGCATCCCGCCGGGGGGCGTGATCCCGGTTACCCCGGTGCCCGACATCGACGTTGAAGCCTGGAACGAGAGCATGGAGCGCGTCATGGCGTGGGATCCCGACCGCATCGTCCCGACCCACTTCGGCGCGGTCGAGGATCCGGCCGCCCATTTCGCCGAACTCCGCGACCACCTCGCGCGCTGGGCCCGCACCGTGCGCGAGTCGCTGGGGAACGAGGACCCGGCGGAGCCGGACACGTCAGCCGACCCCGCCCGGGCCCGGGCCTTCGCGGCGTGGGTGGAGGAGGACCTGCGCGGGCGCATGCCGGCCGAGCCGGTGGACACCTACGTCAACGCGTTCGGCGCGCGCGACTCCTGGTGGGGCCTCGCCCGCTACTGGCGCAAGCGAGCCGCGGCTGCATGA
- a CDS encoding DinB family protein: protein MKRPGSDEHGDYYAVYIDRVPDDRPLIAVLDEAPDALDALLGDLPAERENFAYEPGKWTCREVLGHVIDAERLFAYRALHIARADSAELPGMDQNEWAAASNAAGRPIPELLREFRALRAANAAFFASLDEETLSRRGVASGAECTVRAIIHIIAGHELHHRDMLRKRYLAVPATN, encoded by the coding sequence ATGAAACGACCTGGATCGGACGAGCACGGCGACTACTACGCCGTCTACATCGACCGCGTGCCGGACGACCGGCCGCTCATCGCCGTCCTCGACGAGGCGCCCGACGCGCTGGACGCGCTTCTCGGGGACCTCCCGGCCGAGCGCGAGAACTTCGCCTACGAACCCGGGAAGTGGACGTGCCGCGAAGTCCTGGGACACGTGATCGACGCCGAGCGGCTCTTCGCCTACCGCGCGCTCCACATCGCCCGCGCGGATTCGGCGGAGCTGCCGGGGATGGATCAGAACGAATGGGCCGCGGCCTCCAACGCGGCCGGCCGCCCCATCCCGGAGCTGCTGCGCGAGTTCCGGGCGCTGCGCGCCGCGAACGCGGCCTTCTTCGCATCGCTCGACGAGGAGACGCTCTCGCGCCGCGGCGTCGCGAGCGGCGCTGAGTGCACGGTGCGGGCGATCATCCACATCATCGCCGGGCACGAGCTTCACCACCGGGACATGCTCAGGAAGCGATACCTGGCCGTCCCTGCCACGAACTGA